In Ignavibacteriales bacterium, a single window of DNA contains:
- the aroD gene encoding type I 3-dehydroquinate dehydratase has product MKICLSTAPNSMRETLKVIRGYHDASNIIEVRIDGIKDLNLAQLLQHPRPKLIITNRRRSEGGKFIGSANQQFEILSETIRLGAEYVDVEYSWGDTFVNKIISQSKETKIICSYHNFEGTQNNLDPLYRLMRKTGAHIIKIATTAKGIADNKVIFDLMKAAHKDRQKIIALCMGEAGQISRILGGKFGNYLTYASLSDQVRTADGQLTYDELKNIYHADKLNHRTKIFGLVGNPVKHSKGIYFHNEVFSKKLHNAVYVNFLVNDLRLFLSAFQDLFSGLSITMPFKEEIAPLIDKVYDDASQFGVFNTVIKRRSKLVGFNTDLDAISSLVKKHSKLNGKEAAVLGTGATAKTMVYSSMRNGYRTTIIGRDSKKLKILAREIGCEWTTFDKLHSLNPHILMNGTSVGMKGNPVRRIVHKEILRKDMLIIDAVYNPVMTPLLQDAVQTGCKIITGLELFEKQAKLQSKYFIDCMK; this is encoded by the coding sequence ATGAAAATTTGTTTATCCACCGCTCCCAATTCGATGCGCGAAACCCTGAAGGTAATTCGAGGATATCATGATGCTTCAAACATAATCGAGGTTCGCATTGATGGCATTAAAGATTTAAACCTCGCTCAACTTCTTCAACATCCGCGACCAAAGTTGATAATCACTAATCGAAGAAGAAGTGAAGGGGGAAAGTTTATCGGTTCTGCAAATCAACAATTTGAGATCTTATCTGAAACCATTCGACTAGGTGCTGAATATGTCGATGTGGAGTATAGCTGGGGAGATACGTTCGTAAATAAGATCATCTCTCAATCAAAAGAAACCAAGATAATCTGTTCATATCATAACTTTGAAGGAACACAGAATAATCTCGATCCGCTTTATCGACTAATGAGAAAGACTGGTGCACACATCATTAAGATTGCGACAACTGCAAAAGGTATCGCTGATAACAAAGTGATATTTGATCTGATGAAGGCAGCACATAAAGATCGGCAGAAAATAATCGCTCTTTGCATGGGCGAAGCCGGCCAAATCAGCAGAATACTCGGCGGTAAGTTCGGAAATTATTTAACATACGCCTCCCTATCTGATCAAGTTAGAACCGCTGATGGTCAATTGACTTACGATGAGTTGAAAAATATTTATCATGCCGACAAGTTAAATCATCGAACGAAGATTTTCGGATTGGTTGGAAATCCTGTCAAGCATAGTAAAGGCATTTATTTTCACAATGAAGTATTTTCGAAAAAGCTTCACAATGCTGTATACGTAAATTTCCTGGTTAATGATCTTAGATTATTTCTATCCGCATTCCAAGATTTATTTTCTGGTCTAAGCATCACGATGCCATTTAAAGAAGAGATCGCTCCATTAATTGATAAAGTATATGACGATGCATCACAGTTCGGTGTTTTTAATACTGTGATTAAAAGGAGGAGCAAGCTGGTCGGTTTTAATACTGATTTAGATGCTATCAGTTCACTTGTGAAGAAACATTCAAAGTTAAACGGAAAAGAAGCTGCCGTACTAGGTACAGGGGCAACAGCAAAAACTATGGTATATTCTTCAATGAGGAATGGTTATAGAACAACAATCATCGGAAGAGATTCAAAGAAATTGAAAATTCTTGCGCGCGAAATTGGTTGCGAGTGGACTACATTCGATAAACTTCATTCGCTCAATCCCCATATACTAATGAACGGGACATCTGTTGGTATGAAAGGTAATCCGGTACGAAGAATCGTTCACAAAGAAATCTTAAGGAAAGATATGTTGATTATTGATGCGGTTTACAATCCTGTTATGACTCCGCTTCTCCAGGATGCAGTTCAAACAGGATGCAAAATTATTACCGGATTGGAATTATTTGAAAAACAAGCAAAACTTCAATCGAAATATTTTATTGATTGCATGAAATAA
- the aroA gene encoding 3-phosphoshikimate 1-carboxyvinyltransferase: MEEIRRIRFAKSVDVEIQVPPSKSYTNRALIAAALAEGTSNIYHPSRSDDSFYLIEALRKFGINIIDHGDKLEILGSNGKLKAPTQEIFVGNAGTAMRFLAAFSCLAEGETILTGDGQMNKRPINDLVEALKSNGVKCSSQNGFPPVKILGGNFLGGRINIDAAISSQFVSSILLSSPYARRTITLHVNGKISSMPYVDMTLHVMRSFGAIIDTIDMKTFIINNQQKYIGHDFTIEPDASSTTYFFGAAAITKGRVIVTNLTPESLQGDIQFISILSDMGCTILRHTESIEIHGGKLHGIEVDMNEMPDCVPTLAVVATFAKSPTTIKNIAHLRHKETDRLEAISKELTKIGARVELTDDELVIHPQQLHGAVIETYNDHRIAMSFAIAGLQVDGMSIQNPLCVTKSFPKFWEEFQKLEG; this comes from the coding sequence ATGGAAGAAATTAGAAGAATAAGATTCGCAAAATCAGTGGATGTGGAGATCCAGGTTCCTCCTTCTAAAAGTTACACCAACCGCGCACTAATTGCGGCAGCACTTGCTGAGGGAACATCAAATATCTATCATCCATCACGAAGTGATGATTCATTCTATTTAATCGAAGCCTTAAGAAAATTCGGAATTAATATAATAGATCATGGCGATAAATTAGAAATCCTCGGTTCAAACGGTAAGCTGAAAGCTCCTACGCAAGAAATATTTGTCGGCAATGCAGGCACCGCAATGCGTTTTCTCGCGGCATTCTCTTGTTTGGCAGAGGGTGAAACTATTTTAACCGGAGATGGGCAGATGAATAAACGCCCGATAAATGATTTGGTTGAAGCGCTTAAATCAAACGGCGTTAAATGTTCGTCCCAAAATGGATTTCCACCTGTGAAGATCCTTGGAGGAAACTTTTTAGGTGGAAGAATTAATATTGATGCAGCCATAAGCAGTCAGTTTGTATCATCAATCCTTCTCTCGTCCCCGTATGCCAGGCGAACCATTACATTACATGTGAACGGAAAGATTAGCTCGATGCCGTACGTAGACATGACACTTCATGTTATGCGTTCTTTTGGAGCGATTATAGATACAATCGATATGAAAACCTTCATAATAAATAATCAACAAAAATATATCGGGCATGATTTTACTATCGAACCGGACGCATCTTCAACAACTTACTTTTTCGGTGCGGCAGCGATAACAAAAGGTCGTGTGATAGTCACGAATCTTACGCCTGAGTCGCTCCAGGGAGATATCCAATTTATTTCAATTTTATCAGACATGGGATGCACAATTCTCAGGCATACAGAAAGTATCGAAATACACGGAGGTAAACTACACGGTATAGAAGTCGATATGAACGAGATGCCCGATTGCGTTCCGACACTTGCTGTTGTAGCAACATTTGCAAAAAGTCCAACAACGATCAAAAATATTGCACACCTAAGACACAAAGAAACCGATCGTCTCGAAGCTATTTCAAAAGAATTAACAAAAATCGGAGCAAGAGTTGAATTGACCGATGACGAACTCGTTATTCATCCACAGCAGCTTCACGGCGCTGTCATCGAAACTTACAATGACCATCGAATCGCGATGAGTTTCGCAATTGCCGGACTTCAGGTCGATGGTATGAGTATACAGAATCCATTGTGTGTTACTAAATCATTCCCGAAGTTTTGGGAAGAATTTCAGAAATTAGAGGGTTAA
- the aroC gene encoding chorismate synthase, translating to MAGNKFGTLFNITTFGESHGKVIGVLIDGVKPNMKISEKVIQQELNRRRPGQSKVTTPRNESDHVEILSGVFDGRSLGTPICLLIRNKDQDSKAYKEIKDLLRPGHAGFTYLAKYGIQDYRGGGRASGRETAGRVAAGAVAKQILLRQGIKIFAYTKEVGGITANKIVLKEIENNSVRCPDSVAAKKMEKRILEVIKQGDSLGGIIEAVVKNCPAGLGEPVFDKLEADLAKALMSIPAIKGFEIGSGFSSAKMKGSEHNDEFIKDKKSGSIRTRTNYAGGILGGISTGEDIIIRLAVKPTSSISKKQNTVDVKGNRKTIRIEGRHDPCICPRVVPVVESMIALVLADHLMKQKLNRRSNTNMKIRNQINLIDDMLILLLTKRKELAEDVGIWKKKVSIPVYDAEREKEIYSQRLSLAAESGLDPDYIKDVYKIIIKNARKAQRDV from the coding sequence ATGGCAGGAAATAAATTCGGTACGCTTTTCAATATTACGACATTCGGCGAAAGTCATGGCAAAGTCATCGGTGTTTTAATCGACGGCGTAAAACCTAATATGAAGATTTCAGAAAAAGTGATTCAGCAAGAATTAAACCGGAGACGACCCGGACAGAGTAAAGTTACGACACCACGAAACGAATCCGACCATGTTGAAATTTTAAGCGGAGTGTTTGATGGGCGATCATTGGGTACACCTATCTGCCTTCTGATTCGAAATAAAGATCAAGATTCAAAAGCTTACAAAGAAATAAAAGATTTATTAAGACCCGGACATGCCGGATTCACGTATCTTGCCAAGTATGGAATTCAGGATTACCGCGGCGGCGGCAGAGCTTCAGGAAGAGAAACCGCAGGTCGAGTGGCAGCAGGGGCTGTGGCAAAACAAATTCTTTTAAGACAGGGAATTAAAATCTTTGCATACACCAAAGAAGTTGGTGGCATAACCGCAAATAAAATTGTCTTGAAAGAAATAGAGAATAATTCTGTCCGCTGTCCAGATTCTGTTGCTGCAAAAAAGATGGAAAAGAGAATTTTAGAAGTTATAAAACAAGGTGATTCGCTTGGGGGCATCATTGAAGCAGTGGTAAAGAATTGTCCGGCGGGGCTTGGTGAACCGGTATTCGACAAGCTCGAAGCAGACCTTGCAAAAGCGCTTATGTCAATTCCTGCCATTAAAGGTTTTGAGATCGGCTCCGGCTTTTCTTCGGCAAAAATGAAGGGAAGCGAACACAATGATGAATTTATTAAAGATAAAAAAAGCGGCAGCATTCGTACAAGGACAAATTATGCAGGTGGAATTTTAGGTGGCATCTCTACTGGTGAAGATATTATCATCCGACTAGCTGTCAAACCAACTTCTTCGATCAGTAAAAAACAAAATACAGTTGATGTAAAAGGTAATAGGAAAACAATCCGTATTGAAGGACGACATGATCCATGTATTTGCCCGAGAGTTGTACCGGTCGTAGAATCGATGATAGCGCTGGTGCTCGCTGATCACCTCATGAAGCAAAAGCTTAATAGAAGAAGCAACACAAATATGAAAATACGGAATCAAATTAACTTAATCGACGATATGTTGATATTACTGCTAACTAAAAGAAAAGAACTGGCTGAAGATGTTGGCATCTGGAAGAAAAAAGTCAGCATTCCTGTTTATGATGCAGAACGGGAAAAAGAGATATACTCCCAACGCCTTTCACTCGCCGCAGAATCCGGACTTGATCCCGATTATATAAAAGATGTGTACAAAATAATAATCAAAAACGCGCGTAAAGCTCAGCGGGACGTATGA
- a CDS encoding NAD-dependent isocitrate dehydrogenase: MRMITLIPGDGIGPEIVTAAIEVIKATGVQIEWERHEVGLPAIEKYKDPLPKHVLESIERNKVLFKGPITTPVGTGFRSINVALRKEFDLYVNFRPVKSFEGIQSLWHNVDLIIFRENTEEFYTGIEHYIDAQKSAAEAIGIVTRYSCERIFRYAFEYAKKHGRKKVTMVHKANILKYTGGLFLEVGQQISKEYPEIETNDKIIDNASMQLVMNPHQFDVIVTTNLFGDILSDLCSGLVGGLGLAPGANIGKDLAMFEAVHGSAPDIAGKQIANPSALILAAAMMMRHIGEYDSANRIEKGIAKTIAKGENVTRDINPSNPVGTLKMAEAIIKNM, encoded by the coding sequence ATGCGAATGATAACATTAATACCGGGTGATGGGATAGGCCCTGAAATTGTTACAGCGGCAATTGAAGTTATAAAAGCAACTGGAGTTCAAATTGAATGGGAACGCCATGAAGTGGGTCTTCCTGCGATTGAAAAATATAAAGATCCCTTGCCTAAACATGTGCTCGAATCGATTGAACGAAATAAAGTTTTGTTCAAAGGTCCAATCACGACTCCGGTTGGAACAGGATTCAGAAGCATCAACGTAGCACTTAGGAAAGAGTTCGATCTGTATGTTAATTTTCGTCCTGTGAAATCATTTGAAGGAATTCAATCTCTCTGGCATAATGTTGATTTAATTATCTTCCGCGAGAATACTGAAGAATTCTACACCGGTATTGAGCATTACATCGACGCTCAAAAAAGTGCCGCAGAAGCAATAGGAATCGTAACGCGATACAGTTGTGAAAGAATATTCCGTTATGCGTTTGAATACGCGAAAAAACATGGAAGAAAAAAAGTAACGATGGTTCATAAAGCAAATATCCTAAAATATACAGGTGGATTGTTTCTTGAAGTCGGACAACAAATATCAAAAGAATATCCTGAGATTGAAACAAACGATAAAATCATCGATAATGCAAGTATGCAATTAGTAATGAATCCGCATCAATTCGATGTCATCGTAACTACGAATTTATTCGGAGATATACTATCGGATTTATGTTCAGGATTAGTTGGCGGTCTCGGGTTAGCGCCTGGCGCAAACATCGGTAAAGATCTTGCGATGTTTGAAGCAGTCCACGGCAGCGCGCCTGATATTGCCGGTAAGCAGATTGCAAATCCCAGCGCTCTGATCCTTGCCGCTGCGATGATGATGCGACACATCGGAGAATATGATTCTGCTAATAGAATAGAAAAAGGTATTGCAAAAACCATAGCAAAGGGTGAAAATGTGACGAGAGATATAAATCCCTCTAATCCTGTTGGAACACTCAAAATGGCTGAGGCAATCATAAAAAATATGTAA
- a CDS encoding T9SS type A sorting domain-containing protein, which yields MTSLGSDFYTADIPGQPAGTTISYRIIAEDLRGMVQLGPSRGYKVVTINSPYYRVDTGYACTMQNISQTGTSITYDKFFINSAMTGAGTAPRDDGTAGPYDIGGTMRLFAGDTVRYAWVSVNGALALSKSATDTIDVNANGFATSGWDFPMLQHHYRADTNYPSRMPPNFIAPFWADMVIADTGATPAVYGKIVYGTGGDPCQFIVEWDSIGTFDQAGSTNDVTTFRTILNHCEGSIEYQYKSVGTQGLDSLALVGMQADSNDLTQPDPSVDPGFVFINRNTYPYETKPRDNWCIKMYAGMPVYVTSGWQMLSVATTGASTNGNDMSKATIYPTAASVAFRYASGYQPTDPLTNGPGYWLKFDKFTYAGGPGIPKNSVSIDVLTGWNMIGSIAKPVAVANIGLSSGLTIGTVYKYAGSYQAVTTITPGLGYWVKTNQPGTLTMTGSASLPKQEVADYSQINKVTIIDKAGRYQTLYIGEEGLVNAAGLDAGEWPPAAPSFDARFKNSNGMVATYPAKLEAAKYEYPISISTDAYPVIVKWEISKSAEKSLTLVSGGKLLGVLEGSGSMKVKNGAGLGLALNGNVNVPKVFALGQNYPNPFNPTTRFAVDVPRATNVEVAIYNVLGQKIVTLMNGEQEAGSYQMEWNAVDAHNQVVPTGIYFVRMTADNFSAVQKIMLMK from the coding sequence ATGACATCATTAGGGTCTGATTTTTACACTGCAGATATACCCGGACAACCGGCAGGCACAACAATCAGTTATCGGATTATTGCAGAAGACCTTCGTGGAATGGTTCAGTTAGGACCGAGCCGCGGATACAAAGTTGTAACAATCAACAGTCCATATTATCGAGTAGATACCGGATATGCCTGCACAATGCAGAACATAAGCCAGACCGGCACCTCGATCACCTACGATAAGTTCTTCATCAATTCAGCGATGACCGGAGCCGGCACAGCACCACGAGACGACGGAACAGCCGGTCCATACGACATTGGCGGAACAATGCGTTTATTCGCCGGTGACACAGTTCGTTATGCATGGGTCAGCGTAAACGGTGCGTTAGCTCTTTCGAAGAGCGCAACAGATACAATCGATGTCAACGCGAACGGTTTTGCAACCAGCGGATGGGATTTCCCGATGCTTCAACATCATTACCGTGCAGATACAAATTATCCATCGCGTATGCCTCCGAACTTCATAGCACCGTTCTGGGCAGATATGGTAATTGCCGATACAGGTGCAACACCGGCAGTATATGGAAAGATAGTTTATGGTACTGGCGGAGATCCGTGTCAGTTCATAGTAGAATGGGATTCAATCGGAACATTCGATCAAGCAGGATCGACAAACGATGTAACAACATTCCGAACGATCTTGAATCACTGTGAAGGCAGTATAGAATATCAATATAAGAGCGTAGGCACACAAGGATTGGATTCATTGGCATTGGTTGGAATGCAGGCAGATTCAAACGATCTTACTCAACCCGACCCATCAGTAGATCCCGGATTTGTATTCATCAATCGCAACACATATCCTTACGAAACGAAACCGCGTGATAACTGGTGCATCAAGATGTATGCAGGTATGCCAGTATATGTTACATCCGGCTGGCAAATGCTATCTGTTGCAACAACCGGAGCGTCAACGAACGGAAACGATATGAGCAAGGCAACCATTTATCCGACGGCAGCATCAGTGGCCTTCAGATATGCGTCTGGTTATCAGCCTACCGATCCACTAACAAACGGACCTGGCTACTGGTTGAAGTTTGATAAATTTACATACGCAGGCGGACCCGGTATTCCGAAGAACAGCGTATCAATAGACGTTCTCACCGGCTGGAATATGATTGGTTCAATCGCAAAGCCGGTAGCGGTCGCAAATATCGGATTATCATCCGGTTTGACGATTGGAACTGTATATAAATATGCAGGCAGTTACCAAGCGGTAACAACTATAACCCCCGGTTTAGGATATTGGGTAAAGACAAACCAGCCCGGTACATTAACCATGACCGGCAGTGCATCACTTCCGAAACAGGAAGTAGCCGATTATTCACAGATCAACAAAGTAACGATTATCGACAAAGCAGGCCGTTACCAGACACTCTACATTGGAGAAGAAGGATTAGTTAATGCAGCCGGATTAGACGCGGGCGAATGGCCCCCGGCAGCACCCAGCTTTGATGCACGCTTCAAGAACTCAAATGGTATGGTAGCAACCTATCCTGCAAAGTTAGAAGCAGCCAAATACGAATATCCTATCAGCATATCAACGGATGCGTATCCTGTGATAGTGAAATGGGAAATAAGTAAATCGGCAGAGAAGAGCTTAACGCTTGTATCAGGCGGCAAATTATTAGGAGTGCTTGAAGGCAGCGGAAGCATGAAGGTAAAGAATGGAGCCGGATTGGGCTTAGCGTTAAACGGCAATGTAAATGTGCCGAAAGTATTCGCGCTCGGTCAGAACTATCCGAACCCCTTCAACCCGACAACCCGTTTCGCGGTTGACGTGCCGAGAGCAACAAACGTAGAGGTAGCAATATATAATGTCCTCGGACAAAAGATAGTTACCTTGATGAACGGTGAACAAGAAGCCGGTTCATACCAGATGGAATGGAATGCCGTAGATGCACACAATCAGGTTGTGCCTACTGGTATCTACTTCGTCCGTATGACTGCCGATAACTTCTCTGCTGTTCAAAAAATTATGCTGATGAAGTAA
- a CDS encoding T9SS type A sorting domain-containing protein: protein MNLLKKVSLVLALCALTVGVSLAQQSVVISGTDGSGSGSVTIGIHPAATGGIDAALGEYSLPPKGYAFDMRCFSMPRWDTLGSDGVRINYHKQYRIGQTDTFRIAFAPEFSGSPVTISWPADMAHVYGGFWRLLDDNGVELCDMTAQPNYVFQTESDAYVYFMIAKGDGLGFNTATVLALEQAVDSKGKGKAEKRKTVASEGEFSFTNSADSTDALYVEFSQEVNIATLDYDHFDKVTDLDGKKKKYTFEFTSGTQLLGPATVTVFAEGNKGKELVAKKYWWIPNVPPLKWKPTKLGPVNPNSGSSRLWLKMPNWNNVGEEVYGGPPPAFDPTLGLIVGLNTVASDSTVKGAPQYKFVNLPKWKDVNKSLIGKGSHLGGATTCFRFIGTKAVAKGSKGLTADKSKHELFAQIATLKFNVASSKYGHTNTGFGSLAYKAQAGDPSWVDGISVDSILAIADRYFSCFTTTATGTELNTIISRINGAFAGTFDTVSFGTKTVLKNAKILMNVSVLYRTSFATVEPITTPNYVESATPVEFKLNQNYPNPFNPTTTISFDLSADAFVTLKVYNMLGQEIATLIDREEYTEGSNDVEFDASALASGVYYYRLIVNDGEMQQVQKMMLLK from the coding sequence ATGAATTTATTGAAGAAAGTTTCGCTCGTGCTTGCCCTCTGTGCTCTCACAGTTGGTGTGTCACTGGCGCAACAAAGCGTTGTTATTAGCGGAACCGATGGCTCAGGAAGTGGATCCGTCACAATCGGTATCCACCCGGCTGCAACGGGTGGTATCGATGCCGCATTAGGTGAGTACTCACTCCCGCCCAAAGGATACGCTTTTGATATGCGATGTTTCTCTATGCCGAGATGGGATACACTAGGCTCGGATGGTGTTCGCATTAATTACCACAAACAATATCGGATAGGTCAAACCGATACATTTAGAATCGCATTCGCACCGGAATTTAGCGGATCACCAGTTACGATTAGCTGGCCCGCTGATATGGCGCATGTTTACGGCGGATTCTGGCGCTTACTTGATGATAACGGAGTTGAGCTTTGCGATATGACGGCACAACCGAACTACGTTTTTCAAACGGAAAGCGATGCGTATGTGTATTTCATGATTGCTAAAGGTGACGGCCTTGGTTTTAATACAGCAACCGTATTGGCTCTTGAGCAAGCAGTAGACTCAAAAGGCAAAGGCAAAGCAGAGAAACGTAAAACTGTTGCAAGTGAAGGTGAATTCTCATTTACAAATTCAGCTGATAGCACTGATGCTCTTTATGTTGAATTCAGCCAGGAAGTTAATATTGCAACATTAGATTACGATCACTTCGATAAGGTAACAGATTTAGATGGAAAGAAGAAGAAGTATACATTTGAATTCACCAGCGGAACACAATTACTAGGTCCGGCTACAGTAACAGTATTTGCGGAAGGTAACAAAGGCAAGGAACTTGTTGCGAAAAAATACTGGTGGATACCTAATGTCCCACCATTAAAATGGAAACCGACTAAATTAGGACCGGTTAATCCAAACAGTGGTTCCTCACGCTTATGGTTAAAAATGCCGAACTGGAACAACGTTGGAGAAGAGGTTTACGGCGGTCCACCACCGGCATTCGATCCAACACTTGGTTTGATTGTCGGTCTAAATACTGTCGCATCCGATAGTACAGTAAAGGGAGCACCGCAATATAAATTTGTTAACCTGCCGAAATGGAAAGATGTCAATAAATCGTTGATCGGCAAGGGTTCTCACTTAGGCGGCGCTACTACCTGTTTCAGATTTATTGGTACAAAGGCAGTTGCTAAAGGATCAAAAGGTTTAACCGCAGATAAATCAAAGCACGAATTATTTGCTCAGATAGCCACATTGAAGTTCAATGTAGCTTCTAGTAAATATGGACACACAAATACAGGATTCGGTTCACTAGCTTATAAAGCTCAAGCAGGCGATCCATCATGGGTTGATGGTATATCAGTAGATTCAATTCTAGCAATCGCAGATAGATATTTTTCGTGTTTCACAACAACTGCGACTGGAACAGAATTGAATACCATTATTAGTCGTATCAACGGTGCATTTGCTGGTACATTTGATACAGTAAGTTTCGGCACAAAAACTGTATTGAAAAATGCAAAAATATTGATGAATGTCAGTGTTCTTTACCGAACTTCGTTTGCAACTGTTGAACCGATTACAACACCGAATTACGTAGAATCGGCAACACCGGTAGAGTTCAAATTAAATCAGAACTATCCGAACCCCTTCAATCCAACTACGACCATATCTTTCGATCTATCAGCAGATGCGTTTGTAACGTTGAAGGTATACAACATGTTAGGACAGGAAATTGCGACACTTATCGATCGTGAGGAATACACAGAAGGTTCCAACGATGTTGAGTTCGACGCTTCCGCGCTTGCATCAGGCGTGTACTACTATCGCCTCATCGTCAACGACGGCGAAATGCAGCAAGTCCAAAAGATGATGTTATTGAAGTAA